The following is a genomic window from Caldisericaceae bacterium.
CTACATTACAACCGCAATTTATTATGTCAATTCAAAACCACATATAGGGTCAGTGTCTGAGGCAATTTCTGCTGATGTAATTGCAAGGTTTAAACGTTTAACTAAGTTTGATGTCTTTTTCTCAACAGGAACCGACGAACATTCTCAAAAAATTGAAGCAAAGGCTAAAGAATTAGGAATTGACACGCAAAAGTTTGTAGATGATGCAAGCGCAACTTGGAGAAACATTTTCGATCGATTTAATATTTCTTATTCGAGATTTATACGAACAAGTGATCCCGACCATTTTAGGGTGGTCCAAGAATTTTTCAAAAGAATGTATGAAAAAGGAGATATATATTTAGGTAAATATGAGGGTTGGTATTGTGTAAGAGATGAAACCTTTTTAAAAGATTCTGATCTTGTTGATGGAAAGTGTCCTTACTGTGGCGGTGATGTGCAGAGGGTTTCTGAGGATAATTACTTCTTTAAACTGAGTAAGTTTAGAGATATTTTGCTTGAATTCTACGAGAAAAATCCTACATTTATTGAACCTGAGTCACGATACAATGAACTTTTAAATGTTTTGAAGGGTGGCCTTCAAGATATCTCGGTTACAAGAAAATCTTTTAAATTTGGTATTCCAGTGCCATTTGATCAAGACCATACCATATACGTTTGGTATGATGCACTTATCAATTATGTTACTTCGGTTGGGTTCTTAGAAAATAAAGACATGTTCAATAAATTTTGGCCTGCAGATTTACATCTCATCGGAAAAGATATTACACGTTTCCATGGTATTGTATGGCCTGCAATGCTTTTAAGTGTTGGCCTTCCTCTACCAAAGAAGATTTTTGCACACGGTTTTTGGAATATAGAGGGTGCAAAGATGTCTAAATCGCTCGGTAATGTGGTTGACCCGGTAGAGTTTGCCGAAAAATTTTCTGTACTTGCTAAAATTCCTTTTGATTTCAGTGTAGATGTGCTAAGATATTATCTTTCAAGAGAAGCGGTTTTTGGGCTTGATGCAGATTTTAGAATGGAGTCTCTATTTAGGCGTTATAATTCAGATCTTGCAAATGATTATGGAAATTTAATCAACAGGACACTTAATATGCTCTCAAAATACAAAAATTCGGTAGTGCCAATAACATCTTCCGATCCAGATTTTGTTAGTTTTGTTGGTTCTGTGTTTCCACAATTTAATGAAGCAATGGAAAAATATGCATTTTCTAATGCTCTTGAAAGTGTTTGGTCTTTAATTGGATATTTGAATAATTACATCCAAGTGAAAGAGCCTTGGAAACTTACAAAAGAAACTGAAAAGCTTGATATTGTGCTAAAAACTCTTCTTGAAGGGATTGCCTATGTAAGCACTTTATTACAACCGTTTATGCCGTCGGTAACCAAGTTTGTTTTGGATAAGTTTGGCGTAGAAAAAAGAGAAATTGAAGAATACAAAGAATTAATCCGTATTAAGACAATAGAAGTTTTCAATCCTATATTTCCTCGTCTTGAAAAGGAAAAAATAGAAATCGTTGGAGGACCAAATACTTCTGATAGTAAAGAGTCTAATGTTGGTATTACAAAAATTACCTACGAAGATTTCTCAAAAGTCGATCTACGCGTTGCAAAAGTTTTAGAAGCAGAACGTGTCAAAAATTCTGAAAAATTGATAAAGTTAACCCTCTCTTTAGGAAATGAGCAGAGGACTATTGTTGCAGGCATCGGGAAATTCTATAGCCCAGAAGATCTTTTGAATAAAAAGATAATCATAGTTGCAAACCTTGAGGAAAGAAAAATTATGGGTTTAACTTCTCAAGGAATGTTGCTTGCTGCATCAACAAGCGATAAAGAAAAGCTTACGCTACTTACAATTGATACCGATATAGAAGAAGGAGCAAAAATTAGTTGATGTTAATTGATTCACACGCACATGTTCTTAAGGAGTATTATTCAGAAGAAGAAATAAAAAAAAATTTAACTAAAGATATTCTAATAAATGTTGTTGCATATGATTTGGAGAGTTCAAAAGAGGCTATATCCTTGGCTCATGATTTTGAAAATGTATTCTCGAGTATTGGCTTTCATCCTTACGATGTTCCTAATTCTCACTCCCTTTTGTTAGAACTTGAAAGACTTTTAACCGATACTATGGTTATTGCCTTAGGAGAGATTGGGCTTGATTACTTTAGAGATATAACTCCAAAGGATTTGCAGAAGGATTATTTTGAAAAGCAGATTGATGTTGCAAAGAAAATGGATTTGCCAATTGTAATACACTCTAGACAAGCTTTTCTTGATACCATTGCAATATTAGATAACACACATTACTATAACGGTGTGTTTCATTCTTTTGATTATTCAAAGGAAGAAGCAAAAAAAGTGCTTGATAGAGGTTTTTTTATATCATTCTCGGGGATGGTAACATTTAAAAACAGGTCAGATTTAAGAGACGCTCTTTCATATGTTCCATTAAGTAAACTGTTATTTGAAACTGATTCACCCTATTTATCTCCAGTGCCATTAAGAGGTAAAAGAAACATACCTCAATTTGTCGAATATGTTTATAAATTAGCTTCTGAAATAAAAAACATTCCTTATAAAAATATTGTTGATACAGTTTGTAATAATTTTTTTGAAATATTTCGAAAAGCAAATTTAAAGGTTAAGAAGGAGGTAGTATGTTCAAGATCTTAAAAAGAGAAATCTTGGGTCCACAAATGGTGCTAATGGTTCTTGATGCTAAAAGCATTGCTAAAACGGCAGAACCTGGGCAATTTGTTATTGTAAGAGTTGATGAAAAAGGAGAAAGAATCCCATTGACAATTGCAGATTTTGATAGAGCTAAAGGGACTATTACGATTGTTTTCCAAAAAGTTGGTAAAACTACACACCTACTAGCCGAAAAAAATGAAGGAGATTTTATTTCTGATGTTGCAGGACCCTTGGGGAATCCAACAGAAATTGAAAAGTTTGGAAAAGTGGTGTGTGTCGGTGGTGGCATTGGAATAGCTCCAGTTTATCCAATCTCAAGAAAGTTAAAAGAAGAAGGCAATCACGTTATCAGTATCGTTGGTTTTAGGTCTAAAGATTATGTGTTTTGGGAAGAAAAGATGAAATTTTCTTCAAATAAATTATTAATTGCAACTAATGATGGAAGTTATGGTGAAAAGGGTTTTGTTACAGATGTCTTAGAAAAGGTTTTAGAAAATGAAAAAGATATAGTGCGAATATTCGCAATTGGGCCTGCGGTAATGATGAAGGCTGTTGCAGATATGACAAAAAAATATCAGATAAAGACAATAGTGAGTTTAAATTCTTTAATGGTCTGTGGCATGGGAATGTGTGGTGCATGTAGAGTTACCGTAGGTGGAGAAACCAGGTTTACATGTTCCGATGGTCCAGACTTTGATGCACATCAAGTGGACTTTGATGAACTTATGAAAAGACTTTCAATTTATAAGGAAGAAGAAAAAATTGCCTTGGAACTTTTCAAAGGAGGTAAATAATAATGAACGTTAATAAAAAGGTTACTCCGATGAAAGAACAGGAGGCTACAGAAAGAAGGAAAAACTTTTTAGAAGTTCCTTTAGGATATAAAAAAGAGGAAGCCATAATTGAAGCAAATAGATGTTTACAATGTCCTACACATCCCTGCATTAATGGTTGTCCTGTTCATATCAACATCCCTGCTTTTATAAAAGCAATTAGAGAGGAAAATTTTCAATTGGCAGTTGATATCATCCACGAGTCAAATTTGCTACCTGCTGTAACAGGACGTGTATGCCCTCAAGAAGAGCAATGTCAAGCCGTGTGTGTTGTTGGAAAGATAGGAGATCCAGTTTCCATAGGAAGATTGGAGAGGTTTGTTGCAGATTGGGATATTGAAAACAGAAAGAAAGGAAATGCACAACTCCCCAAAAAAGAAGCACCAAAAGGTAAAAAAGTTGCAATTATTGGTGCAGGACCTGCAGGACTTTCATGTGCTGCTGATCTTTCAAAATTTGGGTATGATGTGACAATTTTTGAGGCTTTTCATGTTGCAGGTGGTGTTCTTGTATATGGTATCCCAGAATTTAGGTTACCAAAATCTATTGTAGAAGAAGAGATATCAATGTTAACAAAGATGGGGGTAAAGTTTGTATTTGATTTTTTAATAGGTAGAACAAGAACAATAAAAGGACTTTTTGAAGATGGATTTAGTGCGGTATTTATAGGGAGTGGTGCAGGTTTGCCTCAGTTTATGCATATCCCTGGCGAAAATTTAGGCGGTATTTACTCTGCAAATGAATTTTTAACAAGAGTTAATTTGATGAAGGCTTATAAATTTCCAGAATACGACACACCAATTAAAAGGGCAAAAAGAGTTGCTGTAATTGGTGGTGGTAATGTTGCAATGGATGCTGCAAGAACTGCTTTAAGGTTAGGAGCAGAGCATGTTTATCTAATTTATAGAAGAGGAAGAGATGAGATGCCAGCAAGAGCAGAAGAAATTGTTCACGCAGAAGAAGAAGGTATTGAATTTGTCCTTTTGTCAAATCCTGTAAGATACATTGGTGACGAAAATGGTTTTGTAAAACAAGTTGAGTGCATAAAAATGCAGTTAGGTGAACCAGATTCATCTGGAAGAAGAAGGCCAATTCCAGTTGAGGGTTCTGAATTTACGATTGATATAGATGAGGCAATTGTTGCAATAGGCACTATTCCTAACCCTATTATTGCCAAAACAACCCTAGGCTTGAAAACTGGAAAGCATGGCGAGATTCTTGTGGATGAGAATTCGCAAACCTCTATTAGAGGTGTCTTTGCAGGTGGCGACATTGTTACTGGCGCTGCCACCGTTATAACTGCAATGGGAGCAGGTAGAGCTGCAGCAAAATCGATCGATAGGTTTTTAAAAGGAGAAATTTAGAATGGAAGAAGCCCTCCTTTGGGAAAAGCTCGAAGGTGATAAGGTAAGATGTAATCTATGTAACTTTAAATGCATAATACCAAAGGGTAAGACGGGTATTTGTAGGGTGCGTATTAACAAAGACGGAAAGCTTTTTACATTACTTGATTCCTATGTTTCATCTTGGGCTTTAGATCCAATTGAAAAAAAACCTGTATTTCATTATTTTCCAGGTAGCACCGTTCTTTCTTTTGGCACTTGGGGATGCAACTTTAGGTGTAGAGGATGTCAAAATTTTGAGATTTCAAGATTTACTAAAATGGATTTTGATTTGAGTCTTATTTCAGAAAAAATTACGGAAGAAGAGGCTGTCTCTCTTGCTTTAAAATATAAGGCAAGAGGGATAGCCTGGACTTACAATGAACCGACTATTTGGTTTGAGTATACTTACAAAACAGCCAAACTTGCAAAGACAAAAGGATTGTTTACTGTTTATGTAACAAATGGCTCTATCACCAAAGAAGGCTTGGATATGATTGGGCCTTACCTTGATGTGTTTCGTGTGGATATAAAGGCGTTCTCTCAAGAAACTTACAATAAAATAACTCCAATATTTGATTATCGAAAAATCCTCGAAAGTGTTGTATATGCAAAGGAGAAATGGAATATGCACGTTGAAGTTGTTACCAATATTATTCCAACAATTAACGATAATCTTGAGGAGTTAAGGAATCTTGCAGCATTTATTAGAGACAATCTTGGAAAAAATACCCCTTGGCATTTAACAAGATTCTATCCATATCTTGACCTATCACACCTATATCCAACACCAGTTGAAACACTTGAGAAGATTCGAAATATCGGTATTGAGGAAGGTTTAAATTTTGTTTACATAGGCAATGTCCTTGGACATCCGTATGAAGATACGTATTGCCCCAAATGTAAAAGAAGAGTTATAAAAAGGCACGGATTTGAAATTGTCGAAAACCATACACACAACGGGAAGTGTGACTTCTGTGGGGAGGACCTCGGTATTTATGAATAAAAAAGTTCTTGTTTTTCCTATAGTTGTTATAGTTGCTTTACTTATCTTTTTCTTAATTTTTTACTATGTAAATTTTCAGAATCTCCATAGAGAGATCTACAGTATGGATACAATCATTGAGATTGATATCTTTGGAGCTAACAGGGAAAAAATAGCAGATGAAATTGAGAAAGAAATAAATTATCTTGCTTCTCTTTTTGATGATTACAATCCCAATTCTGAAGTATCAAAAATAAACGCAAATGCAGGAGTTAAACCCGTTAAGGTAAGTGATGATACTCTTGAGATAATTAATAAAGGGAAAGAGATGTTTGAAAAGACAAATGGCGCTTTTAATATTATGATTTCACCTGTTTTAAGGATCTGGGGATTTAAGGATGAAAACTACAGAGTGCCAACTCTAAGTGAGATAAAGCAATCTCTTACACTTACAGATATAAACGATCTTGTTATAGATTCAGATGAAGTTTTTTTAAAGAAAAAAGGTGAAGCAATTGATCTTGGAGGCATTGCAAAAGGTTACACCCTTGATAAAATTAAAGCAATCATTGAAAAAAACAAGCCAATAAAAGCCATCGTAAATATGGGTGGAAATGTTTATGTTTATAGTATTGATCCAAATAAGATTTTCAAGGTAGGAATTAAGCACCCACGCTCTAATGGTGTGATAGCAGTTTTGGAATTGAAGTCAGGTAATTTTGTTGCAACTTCTGGTGATTACGAGAGATACTTTGAGTTAAATGGAGAAAGATACTGCCATATAATAGATCCAAGAAGTGGAAGTCCTGCAAAAAAACTTGTGTCTGCAACGGCAATCACTAAAGATGGCTACGTAGGAGATGCATTTTCAACAGCGCTTTTTGTATTGGGAAAAGATGATGCTTTGAAACTTGCTTCGGAATCAAATATTCAAGCGGTTGTTGTTGATACTTCGTTAAATGTTTTTTACAGTGAAAGTCTTTCGGGGAGTATAGAATTTGAAAATAGGTGATAAATTTGTAATTGTTCTTATTATTGTATCGCTATTGTTTGGCATTTTTATTAATTATTTTTTACAGAGAACCAAAGAAAGGTTACTTGTTATTTTAAGTGATGGTGAGTTATTCATGAAAGTTCCAATTTCAGATCGAACAAATCTTGGCCCCGTTCTTGTTAAAAGTAAAGAAGGTTTCCTCTATGTAACTGTTAATGAGGGAAAAGTTAGAGTAATTGAGTCTACTTGTAAAGATAAGTTATGCATTAAACAAGGAGAAATCTCAAAAGTTGGAGAATCCATTGTATGTCTTCCAAATAGAATATCAATCTCAATTGTAGGAGATGATAAGTATGTCGACACAACTTCCTATTGAAAGTAGTATTAAAAGAATTGTTTACCTTTCTGTGCTTATTGCAATTGGGGTTGTTTTAAATCTCATCGAACCTCCGCAGATATATCCTTTAATTCCTGGTGCTAAACTTGGACTTGCAAATCTTTCAACACTTCTTGCAATGATGCTTTTTGGTGCAAAATATGGAATTATCGTTGCAGTGATCAGAACTATTGTAGCCTCTATCTTTAGGGGGAGTATAAACTGGATTTCGTTTGGAACCAGTTTCTTTGGTGGGGTTTTATCCGCTGTTGTAATGGCAATACTTTTTCTATTTTTAAAAAATAGAATATCAATTAAAGGCATAAGTACAGTAGGAGGTATTACAAATAATATTACACAAGTTATTTTTGTTTACTTTGTTACCAAAAATACCTTGTTTTTATACTATGTATTTTTTTTAATTCCTATTGGAGGACTTGCAGGTTTTCTTATTGGAGTTTTAGGTATTGCTATATATAATAGACTGGAAAAAAGATGAGAAAGTTTGCATTTGGAAGATTTTTGGTTTTTCTTTTATTGGGGTTAATTTTAGGCACTGCTTTGGGTATATTTATTGGAAAGATTTTTCCAATTTTTGATTACGGTTTGAGTTTCGGCATACCTACACTTAACATCGACCTTGTCTTTTTAAAACTTACTTTTGGCATTGAATTGAAATTGAATACAGGCACAATAATAGGCATTTTGATTTTTGCTCTTATGTTTGTCCTAACATGAAATTTATTCTTGCTAGTAATTCTGAAAGAAGGATAAATTATTTAAAAGAGTTTGGTTATACTTTTGAAGTAAAAAAGGTAAATTATAGCGAGCAGTTTTTTGAAAATGACCCAATTAAAACGGCAATTTTCAATGCTTACATGAAGGCGTATTTAATAAGTAAAGATGGAGAAAAACTACCAGTTTTAGGAGTTGATACTGTTGTTGCTCTTGATGGACTTATTTTTAGAAAACCTAAAGATATTGAAGAAAATGTGCGTATGATTAAACAACTTTTGGGTAAGGAACATTTAGTGATTAGTGGAGTTTCCTGTGTTAAAGGTAATTTGAGTATTATTGATTATGAAATTACAAAAGTTAAATTTATAGATGCAATTGACGATGAAATGATATTTAGGTATGTAAAAACAAAAGAAGGATTTGACAAAGCAGGAGGCTATGCAATTCAGGGTTTAGGATCAATTTTTGTAAACGAAGTTATAGGTCAAATTTCAAATGTAATAGGCGTGCCTATTTTAAAAATAGAAAAAATTCTAAAGAAGATTAGTGAGGTGGAAAATGAGTTTATTTTCTAAAGAACTTGCAATTGATTTAGGTACTGCAAATAGCGTGGTTTATGTGAGAAGTAAAGGGGTTGTTTTAAGGGAACCAACTATAATTGCTATTAATTCTGATAAAAGAGTAGTTGCAGTTGGAAACGAAGCAAAGGTAATGGCTGGAAGAACTCCTTTTGAGATTGAGGTAATTCGCCCCATTAGAGATGGCGTAATTAATGATTTTGAAACAACCGAAGCTTTACTTGATTACTTCATAACAAAAGCAGGTGGAAAACGGGGTATATTTAGACCAATAGTGTTAATTGGGGTGCCTAGTGGTATCACTCCGGTTGAAAGGAAAGCAGTTATTGACGCAGCCTTACATGTTGGAGCAAGACAAGCGCAAACAATTCCTGAGCCACTTGCTTCGGCAATAGGGGTAGGCCTTCCAGTTGAGGAAGCGCGTGGTTCAATGATTGTTGACATTGGTGGTGGCACCACAGAAGTTGCTGTGATTTCTTTAAAAGGGATAGTCGTTGGCAAGTCAACAAGAATTGCAGGCGATGAGATGAACGAAGCGATAATTTCTTATGTAAGGCGTCAATACAGTGTTTTGATAGGAGATGTTACTGCAGAGCAAATAAAATTGAAAATAGGAAACGCCTTTCCTTTAGAAAAAGAAGAAAAGATGGAAGTAAGAGGAAGAGACCTTGTGGATGGGCTTCCAAAGTCTATAACAATCACTTCTGAAGAAATAAGAAAGGCAATTCAGCCAGTTTTAGAAGAGATTCTCAACGTCATTAAATCAACTTTAGAGATTACCCCGCCAGAACTTGCTGCAGACGTTATGGATAGGGGCATAATGCTATCTGGAGGAGGAGCGTTGCTAAAAAATATTGATAAATTCCTTTCTCATAGGACTGGAATTCTTGTAACAGTTGCAGACGACCCTCTTTCTTCTGTTGCAATTGGTGCTGGTAAAGTGCTCGAAAACTACGATTTTTATAAAGATGCACTCCTCTAATGAAAAGATACTTGTTATAGTTATTTCGTTAGTATTATTGTTAATTTTTGTTGCAGGAATTGCAAGTTATGGCATTACTTTTAGTAGAATTTATGATTTTTTAGTTTTAGAACCGATTAAAAATTTACTTTTTACTGTTAATAATACATTTCAAAATATAGAAAACTATTTTATGAGTGTTAAAAAGGGAGCAGAAGTTATCAAAGAAAACGAAGATTTAAAAAATGAAATTGAAATTCTTAAAGCAAGATTAAAACTTCTTTTGGGTTATTATACGGAGAACCAAGAACTTAGAAATTTATTGGGCATTAAGTCGAAACTTACTCTAAACATGAAGGGAGCCCATGTGATATTTTACGACGAGTTAAACAATTTTATAGTAATAGATATAGGGGAAAATGACGGTATAACTGAGAAAATGCCAGTTGTGTATTCAAATGATGGTGAGAACGCTGTTTTGGTTGGAATTATTCAGAGTGTAAACGAAAAAACTTCAAAAGTTATGCTTATAACAAATAAGGCGTTTAGAATAAGTGTTACTAATAGTTCCCGCTATGGTGTTGATATTTTAGAAGGCACAGGAGATGCTCTTTCTATCACAAAATTTTCTTATAAGTTAGCGGATAATATTGGTGATGTTTTTGTAACAACCGAGTTAAGTGATATTTACCCACCAAATATCTTTGTTGGTAAACTTGTAAAGATAGAAAATAAAAACGTTAGCGAGAAGAAACTTACTCTTTTGCCAATATTAGATTTCTATAAAATTAAAAACGTTTTGGTTATTACTTCCTATGAGAAAAAATGATATTTTTACAATAGTAATTTACCTTGTGCTTCTACTTTTTGATATCGCAATCAGTAATAAAATTCCTTTTTTGTTTACAGTTTCTTTTCTTGTGGTTGACTTAGTAATTGATTTTTCTAATTTATATTTAAATATTGCTCTTCTTTTAATAAATGACCTCATTTTTGGGAATTTTATGGGAGAATATGCTTCTTTGGTTGTTATTGGAGTGTTTTTGTATAAATCAATTTTTAAAAGGTTGAAAACGCCAAAAATTTTTGGCTTGTTAACAGTTTTCATTTTGCTTTTTTTTGGTATAAATATCTCTTCTAAAAACTTGGTTGTTTCTTTTGATTTTTTTTTCTATAACTTCTTGGTATCAACTGTGATTCTTTTTATCATGTATCTAATATCCTATGGCAAAGCAAAAGTTTGATAAGGTTTATTTTCTCTATTTTCTTATTTTGGTATTTTTTCTTACAATTTCTTTACGTTCTTATTATCTTACAGTTATACAGGGCAACTACTATTACGAATTATCTACCTATAGAAGTGTTCGTATTATGGAAACCCAGCCCATGAGAGGGAGGATTCTTGATAGAAATGGAATAGTTCTTGCGGAAGACATTCCATCTTATAGTGTTGCAGTTATAATGGATTTTGTGAAAGATCCAGAAGTTGAATTTACTTTACTTTCAAAAGTAATCAACATGTCAGATTTGCAAATTAAAGAAAAGATTAACAAGGCAAATCTTCCATCTTACGAAGAAATTGTGATTAAGAGAAATATTTCAGATAAAGAACGTGTTTTCATAGAGGAAAACTCTGAGAGCCTTCCAGGTATTTTTGTAAAAACTGATTTTATAAGATATTATCCTTTTAAAGAGATTGGAGCCTCTTTTATTGGCTACGTTGGCCCTGTTACTCTTGATGATATAAAAAGTGATGATTATTACGGTATTAACGATGTTATTGGGAAGCAGGGCTTGGAGCTTCAATACGAAAAATACCTTCGAGGAGTTAAAGGAAAGAAAGAAGTAATAGTTGATGCTTCTGGAAGAACAACAAAAGTGATCTTTGAGCAATCACCTATACCTGGCAGTGATATTTACTTAGCAATAGATATCAAAGTGCAAGAGAATCTTGAAAAAATCATTGGCGACAGAACTGG
Proteins encoded in this region:
- a CDS encoding Gx transporter family protein; translated protein: MSTQLPIESSIKRIVYLSVLIAIGVVLNLIEPPQIYPLIPGAKLGLANLSTLLAMMLFGAKYGIIVAVIRTIVASIFRGSINWISFGTSFFGGVLSAVVMAILFLFLKNRISIKGISTVGGITNNITQVIFVYFVTKNTLFLYYVFFLIPIGGLAGFLIGVLGIAIYNRLEKR
- a CDS encoding DUF4321 domain-containing protein; the protein is MRKFAFGRFLVFLLLGLILGTALGIFIGKIFPIFDYGLSFGIPTLNIDLVFLKLTFGIELKLNTGTIIGILIFALMFVLT
- a CDS encoding rod shape-determining protein, whose product is MSLFSKELAIDLGTANSVVYVRSKGVVLREPTIIAINSDKRVVAVGNEAKVMAGRTPFEIEVIRPIRDGVINDFETTEALLDYFITKAGGKRGIFRPIVLIGVPSGITPVERKAVIDAALHVGARQAQTIPEPLASAIGVGLPVEEARGSMIVDIGGGTTEVAVISLKGIVVGKSTRIAGDEMNEAIISYVRRQYSVLIGDVTAEQIKLKIGNAFPLEKEEKMEVRGRDLVDGLPKSITITSEEIRKAIQPVLEEILNVIKSTLEITPPELAADVMDRGIMLSGGGALLKNIDKFLSHRTGILVTVADDPLSSVAIGAGKVLENYDFYKDALL
- a CDS encoding sulfide/dihydroorotate dehydrogenase-like FAD/NAD-binding protein, with the translated sequence MFKILKREILGPQMVLMVLDAKSIAKTAEPGQFVIVRVDEKGERIPLTIADFDRAKGTITIVFQKVGKTTHLLAEKNEGDFISDVAGPLGNPTEIEKFGKVVCVGGGIGIAPVYPISRKLKEEGNHVISIVGFRSKDYVFWEEKMKFSSNKLLIATNDGSYGEKGFVTDVLEKVLENEKDIVRIFAIGPAVMMKAVADMTKKYQIKTIVSLNSLMVCGMGMCGACRVTVGGETRFTCSDGPDFDAHQVDFDELMKRLSIYKEEEKIALELFKGGK
- a CDS encoding Maf family protein; amino-acid sequence: MKFILASNSERRINYLKEFGYTFEVKKVNYSEQFFENDPIKTAIFNAYMKAYLISKDGEKLPVLGVDTVVALDGLIFRKPKDIEENVRMIKQLLGKEHLVISGVSCVKGNLSIIDYEITKVKFIDAIDDEMIFRYVKTKEGFDKAGGYAIQGLGSIFVNEVIGQISNVIGVPILKIEKILKKISEVENEFIF
- the amrS gene encoding AmmeMemoRadiSam system radical SAM enzyme — its product is MEEALLWEKLEGDKVRCNLCNFKCIIPKGKTGICRVRINKDGKLFTLLDSYVSSWALDPIEKKPVFHYFPGSTVLSFGTWGCNFRCRGCQNFEISRFTKMDFDLSLISEKITEEEAVSLALKYKARGIAWTYNEPTIWFEYTYKTAKLAKTKGLFTVYVTNGSITKEGLDMIGPYLDVFRVDIKAFSQETYNKITPIFDYRKILESVVYAKEKWNMHVEVVTNIIPTINDNLEELRNLAAFIRDNLGKNTPWHLTRFYPYLDLSHLYPTPVETLEKIRNIGIEEGLNFVYIGNVLGHPYEDTYCPKCKRRVIKRHGFEIVENHTHNGKCDFCGEDLGIYE
- a CDS encoding rod shape-determining protein MreC, with protein sequence MHSSNEKILVIVISLVLLLIFVAGIASYGITFSRIYDFLVLEPIKNLLFTVNNTFQNIENYFMSVKKGAEVIKENEDLKNEIEILKARLKLLLGYYTENQELRNLLGIKSKLTLNMKGAHVIFYDELNNFIVIDIGENDGITEKMPVVYSNDGENAVLVGIIQSVNEKTSKVMLITNKAFRISVTNSSRYGVDILEGTGDALSITKFSYKLADNIGDVFVTTELSDIYPPNIFVGKLVKIENKNVSEKKLTLLPILDFYKIKNVLVITSYEKK
- a CDS encoding TatD family hydrolase, producing the protein MLIDSHAHVLKEYYSEEEIKKNLTKDILINVVAYDLESSKEAISLAHDFENVFSSIGFHPYDVPNSHSLLLELERLLTDTMVIALGEIGLDYFRDITPKDLQKDYFEKQIDVAKKMDLPIVIHSRQAFLDTIAILDNTHYYNGVFHSFDYSKEEAKKVLDRGFFISFSGMVTFKNRSDLRDALSYVPLSKLLFETDSPYLSPVPLRGKRNIPQFVEYVYKLASEIKNIPYKNIVDTVCNNFFEIFRKANLKVKKEVVCSRS
- a CDS encoding FAD:protein FMN transferase, with protein sequence MNKKVLVFPIVVIVALLIFFLIFYYVNFQNLHREIYSMDTIIEIDIFGANREKIADEIEKEINYLASLFDDYNPNSEVSKINANAGVKPVKVSDDTLEIINKGKEMFEKTNGAFNIMISPVLRIWGFKDENYRVPTLSEIKQSLTLTDINDLVIDSDEVFLKKKGEAIDLGGIAKGYTLDKIKAIIEKNKPIKAIVNMGGNVYVYSIDPNKIFKVGIKHPRSNGVIAVLELKSGNFVATSGDYERYFELNGERYCHIIDPRSGSPAKKLVSATAITKDGYVGDAFSTALFVLGKDDALKLASESNIQAVVVDTSLNVFYSESLSGSIEFENR
- the metG gene encoding methionine--tRNA ligase, with translation MEKSYYITTAIYYVNSKPHIGSVSEAISADVIARFKRLTKFDVFFSTGTDEHSQKIEAKAKELGIDTQKFVDDASATWRNIFDRFNISYSRFIRTSDPDHFRVVQEFFKRMYEKGDIYLGKYEGWYCVRDETFLKDSDLVDGKCPYCGGDVQRVSEDNYFFKLSKFRDILLEFYEKNPTFIEPESRYNELLNVLKGGLQDISVTRKSFKFGIPVPFDQDHTIYVWYDALINYVTSVGFLENKDMFNKFWPADLHLIGKDITRFHGIVWPAMLLSVGLPLPKKIFAHGFWNIEGAKMSKSLGNVVDPVEFAEKFSVLAKIPFDFSVDVLRYYLSREAVFGLDADFRMESLFRRYNSDLANDYGNLINRTLNMLSKYKNSVVPITSSDPDFVSFVGSVFPQFNEAMEKYAFSNALESVWSLIGYLNNYIQVKEPWKLTKETEKLDIVLKTLLEGIAYVSTLLQPFMPSVTKFVLDKFGVEKREIEEYKELIRIKTIEVFNPIFPRLEKEKIEIVGGPNTSDSKESNVGITKITYEDFSKVDLRVAKVLEAERVKNSEKLIKLTLSLGNEQRTIVAGIGKFYSPEDLLNKKIIIVANLEERKIMGLTSQGMLLAASTSDKEKLTLLTIDTDIEEGAKIS
- the gltA gene encoding NADPH-dependent glutamate synthase, whose protein sequence is MNVNKKVTPMKEQEATERRKNFLEVPLGYKKEEAIIEANRCLQCPTHPCINGCPVHINIPAFIKAIREENFQLAVDIIHESNLLPAVTGRVCPQEEQCQAVCVVGKIGDPVSIGRLERFVADWDIENRKKGNAQLPKKEAPKGKKVAIIGAGPAGLSCAADLSKFGYDVTIFEAFHVAGGVLVYGIPEFRLPKSIVEEEISMLTKMGVKFVFDFLIGRTRTIKGLFEDGFSAVFIGSGAGLPQFMHIPGENLGGIYSANEFLTRVNLMKAYKFPEYDTPIKRAKRVAVIGGGNVAMDAARTALRLGAEHVYLIYRRGRDEMPARAEEIVHAEEEGIEFVLLSNPVRYIGDENGFVKQVECIKMQLGEPDSSGRRRPIPVEGSEFTIDIDEAIVAIGTIPNPIIAKTTLGLKTGKHGEILVDENSQTSIRGVFAGGDIVTGAATVITAMGAGRAAAKSIDRFLKGEI
- a CDS encoding NusG domain II-containing protein, which encodes MKIGDKFVIVLIIVSLLFGIFINYFLQRTKERLLVILSDGELFMKVPISDRTNLGPVLVKSKEGFLYVTVNEGKVRVIESTCKDKLCIKQGEISKVGESIVCLPNRISISIVGDDKYVDTTSY